GGCTGATGTTTACTGCCCGATAATTAATGATCAGGGCAGGTTGGTTTACCTCTTTTTTGATTAATGTGAAACGCCTTTCCCCATTCTGCGGAGGTTCATAGTATTCAGCCTCCTGGGCAAAAAGGGGTTTTATTCTTCCAAAATACTTCTTTACAACGCTTAACACCTCTTCCCTTTTTACATCACCACTGATTATTATTATTGCATTTGCCGGATTGTAGTATTTACGATACCAATGATAAACATCATCGCGTTTGATATTCTGGAGATCTCGCATGTAGCCAATCACCGGCTGACGATACGGATGTTGAAGAAATATAATATGGTCGGCAGTCTCAAAGAATGTGCCATAGGGATCATTTTCACCGAGCCGACGCTCTTCCATAACTACCTGTTTTTCTGGAACAAACTCTTTTTCCGCGAGAAGTAAATTCTGCATTCGATCTGCCTCCAGCATCAATGCAAGCTCATAACGATCTTTATATAGATTTGCCCAATACACAGTTTGGTGAGTAGAAGTAAAGGCATTCTCTTCACCACCGGCTTCGTCAATCAAACGGTCATATTCTTTGGGTCCGAATTTTTTCGTACCCCTGAACATCATATGTTCTAAAAGATGAGAAATACCAGTATGTCCAGGTTGCTCGTTATAAGAGCCGACCCGATAACAGACTTGGACTGAAACGACCGGTGCAAAATGGTCTTCATATATCAACACCTTAAGCCAGTTATCAAGTTGATACTCGTAAACCTGGATTGGCTGAAAAGAAAATGTAAGCAATATCAGGATGATTATCATTTTACTCCTTTCAAGATTAGATTATACCGATAAAATAAGGGCTGTCAATAAAAGTGATTGGAATGGCAAGTGTCTAATCGGTTTATCTTTTTATACGTTTCCT
This genomic stretch from candidate division WOR-3 bacterium harbors:
- a CDS encoding pitrilysin family protein, coding for MIIILILLTFSFQPIQVYEYQLDNWLKVLIYEDHFAPVVSVQVCYRVGSYNEQPGHTGISHLLEHMMFRGTKKFGPKEYDRLIDEAGGEENAFTSTHQTVYWANLYKDRYELALMLEADRMQNLLLAEKEFVPEKQVVMEERRLGENDPYGTFFETADHIIFLQHPYRQPVIGYMRDLQNIKRDDVYHWYRKYYNPANAIIIISGDVKREEVLSVVKKYFGRIKPLFAQEAEYYEPPQNGERRFTLIKKEVNQPALIINYRAVNISHPDAYVFEVIRMILASGKTSRFEKILVREKGLAADIDAYTSLLKYDGTFSIFAIPQIGIELENLEKEIYAEIERLKRGEVTDEELQKAQNQTLANFTFRQDSPSGIGFAIGYWEILTGSWKNLNLYPEKILGVTRADIERVANQYFKEENRTVGYLLPGR